One segment of Triticum aestivum cultivar Chinese Spring chromosome 2A, IWGSC CS RefSeq v2.1, whole genome shotgun sequence DNA contains the following:
- the LOC123189094 gene encoding uncharacterized protein, with protein MEAVDAGDGDEAVAVVCLDHILKHAGGATEEAERIRRCHNADGAMEYWLEPDELAALRREVGADPYWVPPGWKRGDPVSADGYALNVKMQVEELSKELAGVKRSRKEQRAAAADLELSIGVEGGGRRGICGQRGRILSCGGAASRWGKAAADEGAPDRGEAASDRGGEGRPKRGSGSRLEQRRQPPGKDAGDADGGGAWRREGATEKDDDPSDFKAGAVL; from the exons ATGGAGGCGGTGGATGCGGGAGATGGGGACGAGGCCGTCGCGGTGGTGTGCCTGGACCACATCCTCAAGCACGCCGGTGGCGCCACGGAGGAGGCCGAGCGCATCCGCCGCTGCCACAACGCCGACGGCGCCATGGAGTACTGGCTCGAGCCGGATGAGCTCGCGGCCCTGCGCCGGGAGGTCGGCGCCGACCCGTACTGGGTGCCGCCAGGGTGGAAGCGCGGAGACCCCGTGTCCGCTGACGGCTACGCGCTCAACGTAAAGATGCAGGTGGAGGAGCTCAGCAAGGAGCTCGCCGGAGTAAAAAG GAGCAGAAAGGAGCAGCGAGCAGCGGCGGCTGACCTCGAGCTCTCGATTGGAGTGGAGGGAGGCGGCCGACGAGGGATCTGCGGCCAGCGGGGAAGGATCCTGAGCTGCGGCGGAGCAGCCAGCCGATGGGGAAAGGCGGCCGCCGACGAGGGAGCTCCGGACCGCGGCGAGGCAGCTTCCGATCGCGGCGGGGAAGGGCGACCAAAGAGGGGATCTGGCTCTCGATTGGAGCAGCGCAGGCAACCTCCGGGGAAGGACGCCGGAGATGCGGACGGCGGAGGAGCCTGGCGAAGGGAAGGAGCGACGGAGAAAGACGACGACCCGAGCGATTTCAAAGCAGGGGCAGTTTTGTAA
- the LOC123185443 gene encoding protein MHF1 homolog: protein MDPDVETLADDDALVGDGGEADRFEAEAEAELLRDRFRLAVINIATSEGKKAGMEVAGPVVACIADLAFKSAEQLAKDVELFAQHASRKSIRMDDVILTAHRNEHLMGQLRTFSQNLKGKEPCTGKKRKKSSKKDNNMTVI, encoded by the exons ATGGACCCAGACGTGGAAACCCTCGCCGACGACGACGCACTCGTCGGTGACGGCGGTGAGGCCGATAGAttcgaggcggaggcggaggccgaACTCCTTCGTGACCGCTTCAGGCTCGCCGTCATCAACATCGCGACTTCTGAAG GCAAGAAGGCGGGCATGGAGGTTGCGGGTCCCGTCGTCGCCTGCATCGCCGACTTGGCCTTCAAGAGCGCAG AGCAACTGGCTAAGGATGTTGAGCTGTTTGCACAGCATGCTAGTCGTAAATCCATTAGGATGGACGATGTTATCCTCACAG CGCACAGAAATGAGCATCTTATGGGCCAGCTGCGAACATTTTCTCAAAACCTGAAAGGAAAAGAGCCTTGCACcgggaagaagagaaagaaatcatCCAAGAAGGACAATAACATGACCGTTATCTGA